In Arthrobacter sp. StoSoilB5, one genomic interval encodes:
- the rplS gene encoding 50S ribosomal protein L19 translates to MHILDSVDAASLRNDVPEFRAGDTLKVHVNIIEGKNSRIQVFQGFVLGRQGDGVRETFTVRKVSFGVGVERTFPVHSPIIDKIEVVTKGDVRRAKLYYMRALRGKAAKIKEKRDFAK, encoded by the coding sequence ATGCATATCCTCGATAGCGTAGATGCAGCCTCGCTGCGTAACGATGTTCCTGAGTTCCGCGCGGGTGACACCCTCAAGGTTCACGTCAACATCATCGAAGGCAAGAACTCCCGTATCCAGGTATTCCAGGGCTTCGTCCTGGGCCGCCAGGGTGACGGCGTTCGCGAAACCTTCACCGTGCGCAAGGTTTCCTTCGGTGTCGGCGTAGAGCGTACCTTCCCGGTGCACTCCCCGATCATCGACAAGATCGAGGTCGTCACCAAGGGTGACGTCCGTCGTGCCAAGCTTTACTACATGCGCGCACTGCGCGGTAAGGCTGCGAAGATCAAGGAAAAGCGCGACTTCGCCAAGTAA
- the rimM gene encoding ribosome maturation factor RimM (Essential for efficient processing of 16S rRNA) — translation MQLQVARIGKPHGIRGEVTVQVLTDAPSERFVAGTEFVVEPAAAGPLTIRSARWNKDILLLGFEEIADRNAAEAIRGAKLFIETEELDDEDDEGWYEHELVGLEARVGTQVVGKVAALTTLPVQDLLTVKTEEGKEILVPFVDEIVPEVNIEEGFILITPPAGLFEINDDTAGESGDGAGDDA, via the coding sequence ATGCAGCTCCAGGTGGCCCGGATCGGCAAACCCCATGGCATCCGCGGCGAGGTGACGGTCCAAGTGCTTACCGACGCCCCCTCAGAGCGTTTCGTCGCCGGAACCGAGTTCGTTGTGGAGCCGGCCGCTGCTGGCCCGCTGACCATCCGAAGTGCCCGGTGGAACAAGGACATCCTCCTGCTCGGCTTCGAAGAGATTGCTGACCGCAACGCCGCCGAAGCCATTCGTGGTGCGAAGCTTTTCATCGAAACCGAAGAACTCGACGACGAAGACGACGAAGGCTGGTACGAGCACGAACTCGTTGGCCTGGAAGCGCGCGTTGGCACACAGGTTGTGGGCAAAGTTGCCGCGCTGACCACACTGCCGGTTCAGGACCTGTTGACGGTCAAGACGGAGGAAGGAAAGGAAATCCTCGTTCCCTTCGTCGACGAAATCGTTCCCGAGGTCAACATTGAGGAGGGGTTCATCCTCATCACTCCGCCTGCCGGGCTCTTCGAAATCAACGATGACACAGCAGGGGAGTCCGGGGACGGCGCCGGAGATGATGCCTGA
- the rpsP gene encoding 30S ribosomal protein S16, translated as MAVKIRLKRFGKMRAPYYRIVVMDARAKRDGRAIEEIGKYHPTEEPSYIEVASERAQYWLSVGAQPTEQVAAILKITGDWQKFKGLPGQEGTLKTKAPKEAFVAPEKGSVIIPEAITKKAKKDEAEAPAEAEAETTEAE; from the coding sequence GTGGCCGTAAAGATTCGCCTTAAGCGCTTCGGTAAGATGCGCGCACCGTACTACCGCATTGTCGTCATGGATGCCCGCGCCAAGCGCGATGGCCGCGCCATTGAAGAAATCGGTAAGTACCACCCCACCGAAGAGCCGTCGTACATCGAGGTCGCCTCCGAGCGCGCCCAGTACTGGCTTTCCGTTGGCGCCCAGCCGACCGAGCAGGTTGCCGCGATCCTCAAGATCACCGGTGACTGGCAGAAGTTCAAGGGCCTGCCGGGCCAGGAAGGCACCCTGAAGACCAAAGCTCCGAAGGAAGCCTTCGTAGCCCCGGAGAAGGGTTCCGTCATCATCCCGGAAGCCATCACCAAGAAGGCCAAGAAGGACGAAGCCGAAGCTCCGGCCGAGGCTGAAGCAGAGACCACCGAGGCTGAGTAA
- a CDS encoding RNA-binding protein has product MLAEALEHLVRGIVDSPEDVKVSAKNNRRGESLEVRVHQEDLGRVIGRQGRTARALRTVVAALAGGEQVRVDVVDTDRRR; this is encoded by the coding sequence TTGCTGGCAGAAGCGCTCGAACACTTGGTCCGTGGGATCGTTGACAGCCCTGAGGATGTCAAGGTCAGTGCCAAGAACAACCGCCGCGGGGAATCCCTCGAGGTGCGTGTTCACCAGGAGGACCTCGGACGGGTGATCGGCCGTCAGGGACGCACCGCACGCGCATTGCGCACTGTGGTTGCGGCCTTGGCAGGTGGCGAGCAGGTCAGGGTCGACGTCGTCGACACCGATCGCCGCCGGTAA
- the lepB gene encoding signal peptidase I: protein MDTAERQPRKQGWRFALLALVLAVAISGLVRSLWIDVYYIPSESMEPLLGTGDRILVSRTAFTTDPIKRGDVVVFDGRGSFAPLSSGRGPFVDAAAAVSQWLGLTGSDTTYVKRVIGVPGDHVQCCSVDGRLTVNSQVLEEPYVYPGDEPSTQKFDVVVPAGRLWLMGDHRSRSADSRGLLGAPGGGMVPLDRVIGRPVQIIWPLDRFAEVPRTTQAEPSKNGQ from the coding sequence ATGGACACAGCCGAACGCCAGCCCCGGAAACAGGGCTGGCGTTTTGCTTTGCTGGCATTGGTCCTTGCCGTCGCAATCAGCGGGTTGGTCCGCTCCCTGTGGATCGACGTCTACTACATTCCTTCCGAGTCCATGGAGCCGTTGCTCGGCACCGGGGATAGGATCCTGGTTTCACGCACAGCATTCACCACGGATCCCATCAAGCGCGGGGACGTCGTTGTCTTTGATGGGCGTGGATCGTTTGCCCCGCTCAGCAGCGGTAGGGGTCCATTTGTTGACGCGGCTGCAGCTGTGAGCCAGTGGCTCGGGCTTACGGGTAGCGACACCACGTACGTGAAGCGGGTCATTGGTGTTCCGGGGGACCACGTTCAGTGCTGCTCCGTCGATGGGCGCCTCACAGTGAACAGTCAGGTACTTGAGGAACCCTATGTTTACCCCGGCGATGAACCCAGCACACAGAAGTTCGACGTCGTGGTCCCCGCGGGACGGCTCTGGCTGATGGGCGACCACCGATCCCGCTCTGCTGATTCCCGAGGATTGCTGGGAGCGCCCGGTGGAGGAATGGTCCCGCTGGACCGGGTGATCGGCAGACCGGTCCAGATCATCTGGCCGCTTGATAGATTTGCAGAAGTGCCTCGCACCACGCAGGCCGAACCATCAAAGAACGGACAATAA
- the trmD gene encoding tRNA (guanosine(37)-N1)-methyltransferase TrmD, protein MRIDVVSIFPEYLAPLELSLIGKARQDGLLELNVHDLRTFTTDKHRTVDDTPYGGGAGMVMKPEPWAQALESVAGVREGAKPVLIVPSPAGERFTQALAYELAEEEQLVFACGRYEGIDERVIDWSHEHFTVRPVSLGDYVLNGGEVAVLAMVEAIGRLLPGVVGNPESLIEESHSDGLLEYPVYTKPSSWRDHEVPPVLLSGNHGKIAQWRRHEQFRRTAERRPDLLEHFDAGQLSRADRNALADLGYDVVEGRLRSRPGHEAQ, encoded by the coding sequence ATGAGGATCGATGTTGTCAGCATTTTCCCTGAGTACCTTGCTCCGCTTGAACTTTCGTTGATAGGCAAGGCCCGTCAGGATGGGCTGCTGGAACTTAACGTCCACGACCTCCGTACCTTCACCACTGACAAGCACCGGACCGTGGACGACACCCCTTATGGTGGCGGCGCCGGTATGGTCATGAAACCCGAGCCGTGGGCACAGGCGCTCGAATCGGTTGCCGGCGTTCGTGAGGGCGCTAAACCTGTCCTGATTGTTCCTTCGCCGGCGGGGGAGAGGTTTACCCAGGCGCTTGCCTACGAGCTCGCAGAAGAGGAACAGCTTGTCTTTGCCTGCGGACGCTACGAGGGGATTGATGAGCGTGTCATCGACTGGTCCCACGAGCACTTCACGGTGCGGCCTGTCAGCCTTGGCGACTACGTCCTCAACGGCGGCGAGGTTGCTGTCCTGGCCATGGTTGAAGCAATCGGCCGCTTGCTCCCAGGCGTTGTAGGCAACCCCGAATCCCTTATTGAAGAGTCCCACTCAGACGGGCTCCTGGAATATCCCGTGTATACCAAACCATCCTCGTGGCGGGACCACGAAGTGCCGCCGGTGCTGCTCAGCGGCAATCACGGGAAGATCGCGCAGTGGCGGCGCCATGAACAGTTCCGCCGCACTGCCGAGCGCCGTCCGGATCTCCTTGAACACTTCGACGCCGGTCAGTTGAGTCGCGCGGACCGCAACGCCCTTGCGGACCTGGGCTACGACGTCGTGGAGGGGCGCCTGCGCAGCCGTCCCGGGCACGAAGCACAATAA
- a CDS encoding VOC family protein, translating to MTTASSQDLLPAELTMGTVMLKVGDMKLMSDYYQRALGLEVVAEQDGGLYLGRLGKPVVHLAPAAGLQIPGRGEAGLFHTAILFQDQPSLAATIATAAEYEPRAFVGSADHLVSEAFYFTDPEGNGIELYYDKPREVWQWDGKNVVMDNVALPPQRFLQQHLSEAAVTGQREAAAGVGHVHLQVGDVQTAQDFYVDTLGFERTAGWHGQALFVSAGGYHHHMAMNVWNSRGAGPRRDTLGLGEVLIEVPTSDDVAALADRLKVASVANHHTGLELQFEDPWRNRLRVAVR from the coding sequence ATGACCACAGCATCAAGCCAGGACCTCCTTCCTGCCGAACTCACCATGGGCACCGTCATGCTCAAGGTTGGCGACATGAAGCTCATGAGCGACTACTACCAAAGGGCCCTGGGCCTTGAGGTAGTTGCCGAGCAGGATGGCGGACTTTACCTGGGGCGGCTGGGGAAGCCGGTGGTTCACCTCGCACCCGCCGCCGGCCTGCAGATTCCGGGTCGCGGCGAAGCGGGACTTTTCCATACGGCCATCCTTTTCCAGGACCAGCCGTCCCTGGCGGCCACTATCGCCACGGCCGCCGAATATGAACCCCGCGCGTTTGTGGGCAGCGCCGACCATCTGGTGAGTGAAGCGTTCTATTTCACTGATCCCGAAGGTAATGGGATTGAGCTCTATTACGACAAGCCGCGCGAAGTCTGGCAGTGGGACGGGAAAAATGTGGTGATGGACAATGTTGCCCTGCCGCCCCAGCGCTTCCTTCAACAGCACTTGAGTGAGGCCGCCGTGACTGGCCAGCGGGAAGCCGCTGCCGGCGTCGGGCACGTGCACCTTCAAGTAGGTGACGTGCAGACTGCCCAGGATTTTTACGTGGACACCCTGGGTTTCGAAAGGACCGCGGGCTGGCATGGGCAGGCGTTGTTCGTTTCCGCCGGCGGATACCACCACCACATGGCGATGAACGTGTGGAACAGCCGCGGGGCCGGGCCCCGCAGGGACACCCTTGGCTTGGGCGAAGTCCTGATCGAGGTGCCGACCAGCGACGACGTCGCCGCACTGGCTGACCGGCTGAAAGTTGCGTCCGTGGCCAACCATCACACGGGCCTGGAGTTGCAATTTGAAGACCCCTGGCGCAACAGGCTGCGCGTCGCCGTGCGCTAA
- the lepB gene encoding signal peptidase I: protein MPDRVPENPEPHDDDVRLSDGTAGVAGVAEPRPVDDTADATGNKADEGDKPRRNPVLGWLKEIVTVVAIAVVLSFLIKTFLFRAFYIPSESMENTLDVNDRIFINLLVPEPFALERGDVVVFKDSQGWLPAVLKKPAGPLDWVGDTLEFVGLAADDNEQHLVKRVIGLPGDHVSCCDAQGRLSINGVPVDETYVNPSEVPQPNPFDIIVPEGKVWVMGDNRNHSADSRAHQEVNGGFINIEDVEGKATVIAWPVKRWTVLDNYPDVFKNVPAGTSGK from the coding sequence ATGCCGGACAGAGTTCCCGAGAATCCCGAGCCGCACGACGACGACGTGCGGCTCTCGGACGGGACGGCTGGCGTCGCCGGTGTGGCTGAGCCCCGCCCGGTCGATGACACTGCTGACGCTACCGGCAACAAAGCGGACGAGGGCGATAAGCCCCGCAGGAACCCTGTCCTTGGCTGGTTGAAGGAAATCGTCACGGTCGTGGCGATTGCCGTGGTGCTCTCCTTCCTTATCAAGACATTCCTTTTCCGGGCGTTCTACATTCCATCTGAATCGATGGAAAACACCTTGGACGTGAATGACCGCATCTTCATCAACCTGCTGGTGCCGGAGCCCTTCGCCTTGGAACGCGGCGATGTAGTGGTCTTCAAGGATTCGCAGGGATGGCTTCCGGCAGTTCTGAAAAAACCGGCCGGCCCTCTTGACTGGGTAGGCGACACCTTGGAATTCGTTGGCTTGGCGGCCGACGACAATGAACAGCATCTGGTCAAGCGGGTTATCGGGCTCCCGGGTGACCACGTTTCCTGCTGTGACGCGCAAGGTCGCCTCAGTATCAATGGTGTTCCCGTGGACGAAACTTACGTCAACCCCTCGGAAGTACCGCAGCCCAACCCGTTCGACATCATCGTTCCAGAGGGCAAAGTCTGGGTTATGGGAGACAACCGCAACCACTCGGCCGATTCCCGGGCGCACCAGGAAGTCAATGGTGGTTTCATTAATATCGAGGACGTCGAAGGCAAAGCCACGGTCATAGCCTGGCCCGTCAAACGGTGGACTGTGCTGGACAATTACCCTGATGTCTTCAAGAACGTTCCCGCGGGCACTTCAGGAAAGTAA